The Streptococcus iniae genome contains the following window.
GATTGACCGACTGAGCAGACTTATCCGGAATGAGTCTGATAATCTGGTGACGACTACGGCGGTCTGTTAGAGTTAGTAGACATTCATTCTTAGCCCTTGTTAGAATAACCGTATCAATTTCATAATGCCCATTTTCAAGTCTACGATTAATCGCATCAGGTCTTTTCTCAATGGATTGACCAGCAGGTTTGAAACGAGGGCTAGCCTTCTTTGATTTTCCCTTTCTTTTCCTTGGATACAAGATGTGATCAGAATGGATGCCAAGGTGTCCGTTATGAATCCAATAATAGATGGTTGAAACAGGAACAGCTATACCTTTCGACTTCACCATCATTTCAGGTGAAAAGTTCTGCCTCATATAGTGCAGAATCCTCTCTTTCGTATCTTTATCCAAGCCAATAGAACGAATAGAATTTCGTCGTTTATTCTCATAGCTAGCTTGAGCGTAGTCAGCTTGATAAATCATTTCAAATTTACCTTTACGAATTTGTTGTCTGACAAGTCCTCGTTTAACCTCATTATGAATGGTTTGAGGCGCTTTACCTAGCAAGTTAGCGATGGCTCTATTGGACTTTCCTTCTGACTTCCATTTCTCGATGAAGTAACGCTCAGCTATTGTCAAATGTTTTCCTTTTGGTGTATAATGTTCATGCATCTCAAAGTGTCCTATCTTGTGTTTGTGGTGAACTACAAGTATATCTCTTTGAGATGTTTTTTCATACCCTCAGATGGCTAACTTCATTTTAGAACTTTCTAATCATATATTTTACCAATAAAAAGAATAAGCAAAGGTAGTAAAAATGCTTGAAAAAAATTATATTCAAAAAGACTATTATTTAATGACAAAAGTCCATAAATCAATTTTAATTTAACTGATTCTCCTTGAATTTGAACTAAGTCAAAAGCTTTGTCATCAAAAAATATCATATGAGAAATCACTTGATGATAAATTAATATGGAAAATACCAAACAAAGTAAAATATACCATTTTTTATAGGGCAATAATTTGAAAAGTATCATTTTTTCTCCTTTAATAGCGGGAATAACAAATAAACGTTATGATCTAAGTACTACTATTTTGAATCTGGAGACCAACTACCATCAATAAAGAATCCGTTATCCCAGAAGTTTTCTCTAGCTAAGTTTAAGTTATAAATATAATGACTTTTCGCAAAATTTGTGTACACACCTCTTTGACCAGTCCAAGTTAAATCAACATCACTTCTTCTAATCCCCTGAGAATTTGCTAGGTAATGTTTTACTCTAATTTGAGGCTTCTTTGAATCTAAATTAACAACATAGTAACTATCATTCATTTTTTTCAAATACCCTGTCCCTGTAAAGCTAGGTGTAATTCGAAATTGTGATAGTTGTCCAATCTGTCTAGATCCCGCAAATACACTGCTTGTTGAAATAAATATGCTAACTAATAATAT
Protein-coding sequences here:
- a CDS encoding IS30 family transposase — translated: MHEHYTPKGKHLTIAERYFIEKWKSEGKSNRAIANLLGKAPQTIHNEVKRGLVRQQIRKGKFEMIYQADYAQASYENKRRNSIRSIGLDKDTKERILHYMRQNFSPEMMVKSKGIAVPVSTIYYWIHNGHLGIHSDHILYPRKRKGKSKKASPRFKPAGQSIEKRPDAINRRLENGHYEIDTVILTRAKNECLLTLTDRRSRHQIIRLIPDKSAQSVNHALESIVKTHPIHSITADNGTEFNRLSLVFPKEDIYYAHPYASWERGTNENHNRLIRRWLPKGTKKTTQREVAFIENWINNYPKKILDYKSPKEFLTAG